One genomic region from Torulaspora delbrueckii CBS 1146 chromosome 4, complete genome encodes:
- the EDC1 gene encoding Edc1p (similar to Saccharomyces cerevisiae EDC2 (YER035W) and EDC1 (YGL222C); ancestral locus Anc_3.533): MSSDTKYFNSSRLMSASGKNKTNNIPRLDKKRAQADKKNKVRQETSDIPQMQTLPNGGKPDFGHSSSRRKKRQGSAEKRSSSAGSKQNNQGETDKLTRDLKQLFIKPEDVKTTKDLDNVKNGPKLGANASRSSSGSSNHSSAQQPPHTSGAPVAVAPDNYQNQNSVSSPLLMHPGLFPAPPLPSSAPQQPQMAPFGYPYGNYSLTSAVAPQFMTPQAPLVNPMYPQPPLAQLPLMYKALDIQQQQQHQQYQQSHQSNNQIQPQQFSQFQQPPHQPSPQFHHIPQTLPYLVPPMSSYPKSSESTAVKPLSIPEKPKTNYNQRNKTSTTFAGASFASSDPKVHKLPKPSFTKA; the protein is encoded by the coding sequence ATGTCTTCGGATACCAAGTACTTTAATAGTTCACGGCTGATGTCGGCCTCTGGGAAGAATAAGACGAATAACATACCAAGACTGGATAAGAAAAGAGCTCAGGcagacaagaagaataaagtGAGACAGGAAACTTCGGATATACCACAGATGCAAACGTTACCGAACGGTGGGAAACCTGATTTTGGTCATTCGAGttctcgaagaaagaaaagacAGGGTTCTGCGGAAAAGAGAAGTTCTTCTGCTGGTTCTAAACAAAATAATCAGGGTGAAACCGATAAACTGACCCGGGATCTTAAACAgcttttcatcaagcctGAGGACGTTAAGACGACTAAAGACCTAGACAATGTTAAGAATGGCCCTAAACTCGGGGCAAATGCATCCAGATCAAGCTCTGGTTCAAGCAATCACTCTTCCGCCCAGCAGCCTCCTCATACCAGTGGGGCTCCTGTTGCTGTAGCACCAGATAactatcaaaatcaaaattcggtttcttcaccactGTTGATGCATCCCGGTTTATTTCCCGCACCACCACTACCTTCTTCAGCTCCACAGCAACCACAAATGGCACCCTTTGGATACCCTTATGGTAATTATTCGCTGACCTCGGCTGTCGCTCCGCAATTCATGACTCCACAAGCACCATTGGTCAATCCAATGTACCCTCAGCCTCCATTGGCACAATTGCCTCTGATGTACAAAGCTCTGGATATccagcaacagcaacagcatCAGCAATATCAACAGTCCCATCAAAGTAATAATCAAATTCAACCTCAACAGTTTTCACAATTTCAACAGCCTCCACATCAACCTTCACCCCAATTCCACCATATTCCTCAAACACTTCCTTATCTGGTCCCACCAATGTCATCATATCCAAAATCTTCCGAATCTACTGCTGTCAAGCCACTCTCAATTCCTGAAAAGCCAAAAACAAACTACAACCAACGAAACAAGACAAGTACTACATTTGCAGGCGCATCATTTGCATCTAGTGATCCGAAAGTACACAAGCTACCGAAGCCCAGCTTCACCAAAGCCTAA
- the COG1 gene encoding Golgi transport complex subunit COG1 (similar to Saccharomyces cerevisiae COG1 (YGL223C); ancestral locus Anc_3.535), producing the protein MVGEEEDYSAALQLFRERSIAQVRDYDLELSSRVTRSYERFTRELQTHYKDILKVTDEVDRLYVDLKEGDAMFMDLCFKDDLYKLNKLADYQGETNRSSSLPIETHLVSGGQSQTLLVISSWVLAISDLISRFATSTSALKLFDSVMSEFDELKVALEDDMAYETIIKSKCEAFLQFVCSSDINLTISQWIRIYNLALNDGRQVFPWKVESIEQLEKVLFEAVFRENLDTLLGSDDELIADFVATRKFKEALNKKLLKDSQTLFERLDKLIESDTPDSPILAFPETCLTTINIPEIVQESQYYSMGLVTRQKVQWYKIITPLTGIIEKLQHHGGTSQAKELRESLVKKLQQQKPIKTSQDDKSASMSDVVSRMIDQYNDAKFTTMVESKIRSLTEIM; encoded by the coding sequence ATGgttggtgaagaagaggactACTCTGCTGCTTTACAGCTGTTTCGAGAACGCAGTATTGCGCAAGTTAGGGACTATGATTTGGAATTGTCCTCGAGGGTGACCAGAAGCTACGAAAGATTCACTAGGGAGTTGCAAACACATTATAAAGATATATTGAAGGTAACAGATGAAGTAGATCGATTATATGtggatttgaaggaagGCGATGCAATGTTTATGGACCtttgcttcaaagatgaCCTTTACAAATTAAATAAACTAGCGGATTATCAAGGTGAAACCAATAGGAGCTCCAGTTTACCCATTGAGACGCATTTAGTGAGTGGGGGACAATCCCAGACCCTGCTTGTAATTTCTTCGTGGGTGCTTGCAATCTCAGATCTCATTTCAAGGTTCGCGACTTCGACGTCAGCTTTGAAGCTATTTGACAGTGTTATGAGCGAGTTTGACGAGTTGAAAGTGGCATTAGAGGATGACATGGCGTATGAAACTATTATCAAGTCTAAGTGCGAGGCGTTCTTGCAGTTTGTCTGCTCGTCAGACATTAATTTGACCATCTCGCAGTGGATACGCATTTATAATTTGGCTCTAAATGACGGGAGGCAGGTCTTCCCATGGAAAGTCGAAAGTATTGAGCAGTTAGAAAAAGTTCTGTTTGAAGCGGTCTTCAGGGAGAATCTCGATACGCTGTTGGGCAGCGACGATGAATTGATCGCAGATTTCGTCGCCACAAGGAAGTTCAAAGAAGCTTTGAATAAGAAGCTACTAAAAGATAGCCAGACATTATTTGAGCGGTTAGATAAGTTGATAGAATCGGATACCCCAGATTCCCCGATTCTAGCGTTCCCCGAGACTTGCTTAACTACAATCAACATCCCAGAAATAGTACAGGAGTCTCAATACTACTCAATGGGGCTTGTCACAAGAcaaaaagttcaatggTATAAGATTATCACACCCTTAACGGGAATCATAGAGAAGTTGCAGCATCATGGTGGCACATCACAGGCAAAAGAACTACGAGAGAGTCTTGTTAAAAAGCTACAGCAGCAGAAACCAATTAAAACATCTCAGGACGACAAATCAGCATCTATGAGCGACGTTGTTTCCAGAATGATAGACCAGTACAACGATGCCAAATTTACTACAATGGTAGAATCCAAGATCCGATCGCTCACGGAGATTATGTAG
- the TDEL0D06040 gene encoding uncharacterized protein (similar to Saccharomyces cerevisiae PHM8 (YER037W) and SDT1 (YGL224C); ancestral locus Anc_3.536) has protein sequence MTIAKDYQAEYKEEVRKQLQINQEHLESLTHPGSQLGFEVDAEVPKPDPNLKVFFFDIDNCLYRRSTRIHDLMQISIKDYFKSQLSLDDDEAQRLQSTYYREYGLAIRGLVMFHGINAMEYNRMVDDALPLQNILKPDLALRETLQALRKSGAVDKLWLFTNAYKNHGIRCVKLLGIADLFDGITYCDYAQHDTLICKPDVRAYEKAKLESGLGDYKNSWFVDDSGNNINRGLELGMRKCVHLVEDSVDEILGKTPAGSIVIKEITDLPKAVPELFKKV, from the coding sequence ATGACTATCGCTAAAGATTATCAGGCCGAGTACAAGGAAGAAGTACGCAAACAGTTGCAGATCAACCAGGAACATTTAGAGTCGCTGACACATCCTGGTTCGCAACTGGGGTTTGAAGTAGATGCCGAGGTGCCCAAACCTGATCCTAATTTGAAggtattcttctttgatattgatAACTGCTTGTACAGACGGTCGACAAGGATTCATGACCTTATGCAGATATCCATTAAGGACTATTTTAAGAGCCAGCTGAGTcttgacgatgatgaggcTCAACGGCTGCAAAGCACATATTATAGAGAGTACGGACTGGCGATTCGTGGGCTTGTAATGTTTCATGGGATCAATGCAATGGAGTACAACCGTATGGTAGATGATGCTTTGCCTTTGCAGAATATTCTAAAGCCCGATTTAGCACTCAGAGAGACATTACAAGCACTAAGGAAAAGTGGTGCGGTAGATAAACTATGGCTCTTCACCAATGCGTACAAAAATCATGGGATTCGTTGTGTGAAACTGTTGGGAATTGCAGATCTTTTCGACGGCATAACCTACTGTGATTATGCACAACATGATACATTGATTTGCAAACCAGATGTGAGGGCTTATGAAAAGGCTAAATTAGAGAGTGGATTGGGAGACTATAAAAACTCATGGTTTGTCGACGATAGCGGGAATAATATTAATAGAGGCCTGGAGCTTGGAATGAGGAAGTGCGTGCATTTGGTGGAGGATAGTGTAGATGAGATCTTGGGAAAAACACCGGCAGGGTCCATAgtgatcaaagagatcacAGATCTACCTAAGGCTGTAccagaacttttcaagaaagtttAA
- the ARB1 gene encoding ATP-binding cassette family ATPase ARB1 (similar to Saccharomyces cerevisiae ARB1 (YER036C); ancestral locus Anc_3.534) — translation MPPASASKAKRDAKKAEREAKKIEAGKTVRKLGKKKDAETTEDGAEQTAKDIAQMKLQQDEHGLSDRVVTGVLDSLQTSRDIKMSSVSLLFHGKVLIQDSSLELNYGRRYGLLGENGCGKSTFLKALATREYPIPEAIDIYLLDEPAEPSEFSALEYVVREAEHELKRLEDLVERIIIDDGPESELLEPLYEKMDSMDPDTFESRAAVILIGLGFNAKTILKKTKDMSGGWKMRVALAKALFVKPTLLLLDDPTAHLDLEACVWLEEYLKRFDRTLVLVSHSQDFLNGVCTNMIDMRLQKLTQYGGNYDSYHKTRSEQETNQMKQYNKQQEEIVHIKKFIASAGTYANLVRQAKSRQKILDKMEADGLIPAVVPDRVFSFRFPEVERLPPPVLAFDEINFSYDGNPENNLYEHLNFGVDMDSRIALVGPNGVGKSTLLKIMTGELTPQAGRVSRHTHVKLGVYSQHSQDQLDLTKSALEFVRDKYPQISQDFQYWRGQLGRYGLTGEGQTVQMGTLSEGQRSRVVFALLALEQPNVLLLDEPTNGLDIPTIDSLADAISEFNGGVVVVSHDFRLLDKIAKDIFVVEHKTATRWDGSILQYKNKLAKNVVL, via the coding sequence ATGCCACCAGCATCCGCATCTAAGGCTAAGAGAGACGCTAAGAAGGCCGAGAGagaggccaagaagataGAAGCAGGTAAGACTGTGAGAAAACtgggaaagaagaaggatgcTGAGACCACCGAGGATGGCGCTGAGCAGACAGCTAAGGACATTGCTCAGATGAAGTTGCAACAGGATGAACACGGTCTTTCCGACCGTGTTGTTACTGGTGTGCTAGACTCTTTGCAGACTTCTAGAGATATCAAGATGTCTTCTGTCTCTTTGCTATTCCATGGTAAAGTTTTGATTCAGGATTCTAGTTTGGAACTGAATTACGGTCGTCGTTATGGTCTTTTGGGTGAAAACGGTTGTGGTAAGTCTACATTTTTGAAGGCCTTGGCCACTAGAGAATACCCAATTCCTGAAGCGATTGATATTTATTTATTGGACGAACCAGCGGAGCCCAGTGAGTTTTCTGCTTTGGAATACGTTGTTAGAGAAGCTGAACATGAATTGAAGCGTTTGGAAGACTTGGTCGAACGTatcatcatcgatgatgGTCCTGAATCTGAACTTTTGGAACCTCTATATGAAAAGATGGACTCTATGGATCCAgacacttttgaaagcagAGCTGCCGTTATTTTGATCGGTCTAGGTTTCAATGCAAAGACTATcctgaagaagaccaaGGACATGTCTGGTGGTTGGAAGATGCGTGTGGCTTTGGCCAAGGCTCTTTTCGTCAAGCCAACTTTGTTGCTACTAGATGACCCAACTGCgcatttggatttggaagCCTGTGTTTGGTTGGAAGAATACttgaagagatttgatAGAACTTTGGTGCTTGTTTCCCACTCCCAGGATTTCTTAAACGGTGTCTGTACTAACATGATTGACATGAGACTACAAAAACTAACCCAATACGGTGGTAACTACGACTCTTACCATAAGACCCGTAGCGAACAAGAGACTAACCAGATGAAACAATACAACAAGcagcaagaagaaatcgtaCACATTAAGAAGTTCATTGCCTCTGCTGGTACTTATGCAAACTTGGTTAGACAAGCTAAATCTAGACAGAAGATCTTGGACAAGATGGAAGCGGATGGTCTGATTCCAGCCGTGGTTCCTGATAGAGTCTTCTCCTTCAGATTCCCCGAAGTTGAAAGACTACCTCCACCAGTTCTTGCCTTTGACGAGATCAATTTCTCCTATGACGGTAACCCAGAAAACAACCTATATGAGCATTTGAACTTCGGTGTTGATATGGACTCAAGAATCGCCCTTGTGGGTCCAAATGGTGTTGGTAAATCCACTCTACTGAAGATTATGACTGGTGAATTGACTCCGCAAGCCGGTCGTGTATCCAGGCATACTCACGTTAAATTGGGTGTTTACTCCCAACACTCGCAAGATCAACTGGACTTGACTAAATCCGCTTTGGAATTCGTTCGTGACAAGTATCCACAAATTTCCCAAGATTTCCAATACTGGAGAGGTCAACTAGGTCGCTACGGTCTAACAGGTGAAGGTCAAACCGTTCAAATGGGTACTCTATCGGAGGGTCAGCGTTCTCGTGTTGTCTTCGCATTGCTGGCATTGGAGCAACCAAATGTTCTACTGCTGGACGAACCTACTAACGGTCTAGATATTCCAACTATCGACTCTTTGGCAGATGCCATCAGCGAGTTTAACGGTGGTGTGGTCGTTGTGTCGCACGATTTCAGATTACTGGATAAGATCGCTAAGGACATTTTTGTCGTCGAACATAAGACCGCTACCAGATGGGACGGTTCAATTCTACAATACAAGAACAAGCTTGCAAAGAACGTTGTGTTGTAA
- the KRE29 gene encoding Smc5-Smc6 complex subunit KRE29 (similar to Saccharomyces cerevisiae KRE29 (YER038C); ancestral locus Anc_3.537), translating into MDQKDMPYGGDSDNVEDSQGSDSDGPIIKREIGKDTNDCFLSSLEEDSSADEINDIDKGEKSNIGSSFNASNIWGIKKEESVEFKSYDLGRHFDPRISTSLDKVQALTRLANDLPVKSESKTIFEGKVPAFKNRDVSSHYIDLILKESISKKYLDWHFITENTQFEEQPPSSVLFGPDENLFKRYPTLESLLVAFGVGRDTLDFIFMEKSPLTNSRQNDTLCKLSPFDTMINAFACYQDQTEQFAKYFICFILDRKVYESMFCDTIWCSKIYKTFSADDFMQQYVSLVHSQDYFLHYRLIKLIPAAQDLLIRRLFSEGEFLAGEQARIKLVQEFNDLFDKRRFQQLLYFVLTIYGSKYMPFGDTDVTLYFKDCIADLFNASASDVELSLLNGFLSIFIKIPP; encoded by the coding sequence ATGGATCAGAAGGATATGCCCTATGGTGGTGATAGCGACAATGTGGAAGATTCTCAGGGTTCTGACTCTGATGGGCCCATCATAAAGCGTGAGATAGGCAAAGATACAAACGATTGCTTTCTATCGAGTCTTGAAGAGGATTCAAGTGCTGATGAAATCAATGACATTGACAAGGGTGAAAAGAGTAACATAGGATCGAGCTTCAACGCCAGCAATATTTGGGGAATAaagaaagaggaaagtGTGGAATTTAAGAGTTACGATCTTGGTCGTCATTTTGATCCCCGTATAAGTACTTCATTAGACAAAGTTCAAGCACTAACTAGGCTCGCCAATGACTTACCAGTGAAATCGGAGTCCAAGACTATATTTGAGGGAAAAGTTCctgctttcaaaaataGAGACGTATCCTCTCATTATATTGATTTGATTTTAAAGGAATCTATTTCGAAAAAGTACCTAGACTGGCACTTTATTACGGAGAATACTCAGTTTGAAGAGCAGCCACCAAGTTCTGTTCTCTTTGGCCCTGATGAAAATCTTTTTAAGCGCTATCCTACCCTTGAAAGCCTTCTGGTAGCATTCGGAGTTGGTAGAGACACTTTGGATTTTATCTTCATGGAAAAATCACCTTTGACCAACAGCCGCCAAAATGATACCCTCTGTAAACTGTCCCCATTCGACACCATGATCAATGCATTTGCTTGTTATCAAGATCAGACTGAACaatttgcaaagtattTCATCTGCTTCATACTTGACAGGAAAGTTTACGAATCCATGTTTTGCGATACGATATGGTGCTCCAAGATTTATAAGACCTTCTCTGCCGATGACTTTATGCAACAATACGTCTCACTCGTGCATTCTCAGGATTATTTTTTACACTATAGGCTGATAAAACTAATACCAGCGGCTCAGGACCTTTTGATACGACGGCTCTTCTCTGAAGGAGAATTTCTAGCTGGCGAACAAGCCAGGATCAAGCTTGTACAAGAATTTAATGACCTATTTGATAAAAGGCGCTTTCAGCAGTTGCTATACTTTGTATTAACAATTTATGGCTCCAAATACATGCCATTTGGTGACACGGATGTGACGTTATATTTCAAGGACTGCATAGCGGACCTCTTTAACGCAAGCGCTAGTGACGTAGAATTATCGTTACTTAATGGTTTTTTGAGTATCTTTATAAAGATCCCGCCCTGA
- the VRG4 gene encoding GDP-mannose transporter (similar to Saccharomyces cerevisiae HVG1 (YER039C) and VRG4 (YGL225W); ancestral locus Anc_3.538), giving the protein MSELKVAGAESALARVVNSGPISILSYCGSSILMTVTNKFVVNLQDFNMNLVMLFVQSLVCTLALVVLKFLGYAKFRPINKTDTKNWLPISVLLVLMIYTSSKALQYLAVPIYTIFKNLTIILIAYGEVLFFGGSITSMEMSSFLLMVLSSVIATWGDQQALAKKAAESVGESALPFNVGYVWMFTNCISSALFVLIMRKRIKLTNFKDFDTMFYNNVLAMPILLGASFLVEDWSQANLAINLSQDSVIAMIISGLASVGISYCSGWCVRVTSSTTYSMVGALNKLPIALSGLIFFDAPRNFLSILSIFIGFLSGIVYAVAKQKKMQNQAAQK; this is encoded by the coding sequence ATGTCTGAATTGAAGGTAGCTGGAGCTGAGAGTGCGTTGGCCCGTGTTGTCAACTCGGGTCCTATCTCGATCCTGTCATACTGTGGGTCCTCTATTCTGATGACAGTGACCAACAAGTTTGTGGTGAATTTGCAGGATTTTAACATGAACTTGGTTATGCTGTTTGTGCAATCTTTGGTTTGTACTTTGGCGTTAGTCgttttgaagttcttggGTTATGCAAAGTTCCGTCCTATAAACAAGACCGATACCAAAAACTGGTTGCCAATTTCTGTGCTACTAGTTTTGATGATCTACACTTCTTCCAAGGCTTTGCAATACTTGGCTGTTCCTATCTAcaccattttcaagaatttgaccattATTTTGATCGCTTATGGTGAggttttgttctttggtGGCTCCATCACTTCCATGGAAATGTCCTCGTTTTTGTTGATGGTTCTGTCCTCTGTTATTGCCACATGGGGTGACCAACAGGCTTTGGCCAAGAAGGCCGCTGAGAGTGTGGGAGAATCAGCTCTTCCATTCAACGTCGGTTACGTGTGGATGTTCACCAACTGTATCTCTTCTGCACTATTTGTGCTGATCAtgagaaagagaatcaagTTGACCAACTTCAAGGATTTCGATACCATGTTCTACAACAACGTTCTTGCTATGCCAATCCTATTGGGTGCTTCCTTCCTGGTTGAGGACTGGTCCCAAGCTAACTTGGCTATTAACTTGTCTCAAGACTCTGTTATCGCTATGATCATCTCCGGTTTGGCTTCTGTTGGTATCTCCTACTGTTCTGGTTGGTGTGTTCGTGTCACCTCTTCAACCACTTACTCCATGGTCGGTGCTTTGAACAAGCTACCAATTGCACTCTCTGGTTTGATCTTTTTCGATGCtccaagaaacttcttgtcCATCCTTTCGATCTTCATCGGTTTCCTATCCGGTATCGTGTACGCTGTCGCcaaacaaaagaagatgcaAAACCAAGCTGCTCAAAAATAA
- the GLN3 gene encoding nitrogen-responsive transcriptional regulator GLN3 (similar to Saccharomyces cerevisiae GLN3 (YER040W); ancestral locus Anc_3.539) translates to MPAASGSNLYEAFDSPSHNNHIMEEDSHMNANGTFLSYAGSAFDSMLEILPDAADFSLFSSHANSQDLLNSDNSNEQSAPNVKSATTFPIHLDQDEPLSHNGFNSIFGQPTKQYKDEPTEPTEPVESTQPLDMANQQNGEIAQLWNFNVDELMMTPSGSNSATISAPNSYNSETVFQPGSAPGGPLMSSLNMNPSNELFGHPMSVGNNNNFSQFLSLGVPYPNLSTSSYFNQSASSSPRNGGSQVTLKKEEIGNPYRPPLNGRRSSSQINKMYHTEDGGIPLSSTTTGNSVRKNSLARQMSSTSLSNYKRGSTSSITEMQKKPPLLCFNCKTQKTPLWRRDSHGNTLCNACGLFQKLHGTMRPLSLKTDVIKKRNNKKRAKKLQEQAEKNAAMNENSNNNRPNDDRTNNNATTNGARIQPKPTKARRNTNQRNPLLTDGISPLPESPSGNKFDLGYSESPANGSFSTLSHQQSLNPNTLMTHSTRTSNVTPPIAKKPRRGSTSSNTSSSSKSSTRSLVPILPKPTSAGNQAQFNSNSANNSAASSPRVAGSNFNGSSPMPASQGQLSSSTGRQGITIPRRKSSRNQSSSSSSFMAASLQQLQQQNQQQQQQQYNNSTSATLSNNWSQTSMGASPKSTRSPKAGFDLFESPGNSPGFSGTASRRSHTSLLSQQLQKSEQFDEKLKIETNAMEISVNSYSQQPSPMAHTASVKRSPITASPRNSYADSLMQHRGVPDPSFRRQSSLTLRRTVSSREQTLSPSSETARNPTIITTPLPSTTVTAVTATDNGNDAKTPGLRSNISDELDWLKFGM, encoded by the coding sequence ATGCCCGCGGCTAGTGGTTCAAACTTATATGAGGCGTTTGATTCACCATCGCATAATAACCACATtatggaagaagattctCATATGAACGCTAATGGTACGTTTTTGTCCTATGCGGGATCGGCATTTGATAGTATGCTTGAAATACTGCCCGATGCAGCAGACTTCTCATTATTTTCCTCACATGCAAACTCGCAAGATCTGCTGAACAGTGACAACTCAAATGAGCAATCAGCACCAAATGTCAAGTCCGCTACAACTTTTCCGATTCATTTGGACCAAGATGAACCGCTTTCGCATAATGGCTTCAATAGTATATTTGGGCAACCTACAAAGCAGTACAAGGATGAACCAACTGAGCCAACGGAGCCTGTAGAGTCAACACAGCCGCTAGATATGGCTAATCAGCAGAATGGTGAAATCGCGCAGTTGTGGAATTTCaatgttgatgaacttatGATGACCCCTAGCGGTTCAAACTCCGCCACAATAAGTGCTCCAAACAGCTATAATTCAGAGACTGTTTTCCAACCTGGTAGTGCTCCTGGTGGTCCTTTGATGTCATCACTGAACATGAATCCTTCAAACGAGTTATTCGGACATCCAATGAGCGTCGGGAATAATAATAACTTTAGTCAGTTTTTAAGTCTCGGCGTACCGTACCCCAAcctttcaacttcatcctATTTCAATCAATCCGCCTCATCGTCTCCAAGAAATGGGGGATCACAAGttactttgaagaaagaagaaatcggAAATCCTTACAGGCCACCTTTGAATGGTAGAAGGTCGTCTTCACAGATTAACAAAATGTATCATACAGAGGATGGAGGGATTCCTTTGAGCAGCACTACTACCGGAAACTCCGTCAGGAAGAACTCTTTGGCTAGGCAAATGTCCTCGActtcactttcaaattATAAGCGTGgttcgacttcttcaattaCTGAAATGCAAAAGAAGCCTCCTCTACTGTGTTTCAATTGTAAGACTCAAAAGACTCCATTATGGAGACGTGATTCTCATGGAAATACCCTCTGTAATGCCTGTGGTTTATTTCAGAAACTTCATGGAACCATGAGACCACTTTCTTTAAAAACTGACGTTATAAAAAAGaggaacaacaaaaagAGAGCCAAGAAATTACAGGAACaagctgaaaaaaatgCAGCTATGAATGAAAATAGTAATAACAATAGGCCTAATGATGATAGAACAAACAACAATGCTACTACCAATGGTGCACGAATACAACCTAAACCTACAAAGGCGCGAAGGAATACAAATCAACGGAATCCTTTACTTACCGATGGTATTAGCCCCCTGCCTGAATCGCCAAGTGGTAATAAATTTGATCTAGGATACTCAGAGAGTCCGGCAAATGGGTCTTTCAGCACCCTGAGTCATCAGCAGAGCTTAAATCCAAATACGTTGATGACTCACAGCACAAGAACCTCGAACGTGACCCCACCGATAGCGAAAAAACCTCGTAGAGGTAGTACATCGTCGAACACCTCGAGTTCAAGCAAATCGTCAACCAGGTCGCTCGTACCGATACTTCCTAAACCTACAAGTGCTGGGAATCAAGCGCAGTTCAACTCTAATAGTGCCAACAATAGTGCAGCATCATCTCCAAGAGTAGCTGGTTCGAATTTTAATGGCAGCAGTCCGATGCCAGCGTCACAGGGTCAGCTATCCAGTTCTACGGGAAGACAAGGAATAACAAtcccaagaagaaaatcatcaCGCAATCAatcatcgtcttcatcctcgttCATGGCAGCTTCTCTACAACAGCTTCAACAGCAAAatcagcagcaacaacagcagcaatATAACAATAGTACATCCGCGACTTTGTCAAACAATTGGAGTCAAACTTCGATGGGAGCTTCTCCAAAGTCAACACGCTCTCCAAAGGCTGGTTTCGACCTTTTCGAAAGCCCTGGAAATTCTCCCGGTTTTTCCGGTACGGCATCTAGAAGATCACATACATCATTGTTGTCacaacaattgcaaaagTCCGAGCAGTTTGACGAGAAACTAAAGATCGAGACTAATGCCATGGAAATAAGCGTCAACAGTTATTCCCAACAACCAAGTCCCATGGCTCATACGGCGAGCGTGAAGCGTTCCCCGATAACTGCTTCTCCTAGAAACAGCTATGCAGACTCACTGATGCAGCATCGCGGTGTACCCGACCCCAGCTTTAGGAGGCAATCTTCGTTGACCTTGAGACGCACTGTTTCTTCGAGAGAACAGACACTTTCTCCATCATCAGAGACCGCTCGAAACCCCACTATTATTACAACGCCACTTCCTTCAACCACTGTTACAGCTGTTACTGCCACCGATAATGGCAATGACGCAAAGACCCCAGGCTTGCGCAGTAACATCTCTGACGAGTTGGATTGGCTCAAGTTTGGGATGTGA